One window of Medicago truncatula cultivar Jemalong A17 chromosome 2, MtrunA17r5.0-ANR, whole genome shotgun sequence genomic DNA carries:
- the LOC112419132 gene encoding uncharacterized protein: protein MEIPEHRKWMDNRMRPDNSRVTDEFLAGVCEFVEFACAQDDFKKVGKLRCPCKICKCRKPQSVDDVMKHLCMKGFKEDYYYWSSHGEQRPSVMPVVSNNSYYGSIGIREDFNNFEQMVMDAAGPSLGYYLEQEEFACPEQIREDPDPQAESFFKMLKAAQAPLYHGCESYSELSAAIQALSIKSDFNNSQNCFNKWVEFMGKALPNDNRMPKNYYRAKKSVEKLGLGCIKIHCCPNGCMIYYYPEDKNLRNCKICGENCYKSVTRNGKIRDVPLKKMWYFPIIPRLQRLYSSMQTASQMRWHHDVTRDDGYLSHPADGEAWKHFDESYPEFAKDPRNVRLGLCADGFAPFDKTGRTYSCWPVVITPYNLPPWMCMKREFLFLTVLIPGPSNPKGRIDVYMQPLIDDLKLLWNSGVMTYDVSLQQNFVMKACLLWTINDFPAYGMLSGWMTMGRLACPICMESTKAFTLQHSHKTTFFDCHRQFLSPDHCYRRNKTAFRKSKDETSSPPKRLTGEEMWERVKDLPSIIGPPYDDFPGYGLLHNWTKQTIFWQLPYWKTNLLPHNLDVMHIERNVFLNILYTVMDTKGKTKDTFNARLDLADICRRKDLELQDVGGGKLKKPKAKYTLTKQQRLSVCEWVRKLKLPDGYASTLCRCVDLREAKLFGMKSHDCHVFMQRLLPIAFRSLPDPIWNTLTEFSQFFRELTSPILKKENLHVMEKNIPIILCKLEQIFPPSFFDSMEHLLIHLPYEARVGGPVQYRWMYPFERFIRTLKDKVTNSSSVEGSICEAYLVEEASTFASYYYPPDVTCRRTRVPRNDDGGESCSIRQPLSIFNYLGRPSGKCTTYFLQDKEMKAAHLYVLLNCPEVEPFLSMYTDMLQDLGVADSEVDKVISTSFPNWFSEYVSKNHVEDNFLRSLAWGPKRKVNKWSVYYVNGYKFNTIDHGNGMSTTNCGVSVQGGEDGEIDNDYYGVLTDIVEVYYTGWPIKTLVLFKCDWFDPTLNQGKKVDSYGNVEVRASRKYKHYDPFIFAQQAKQVYFTQYPEGKKDWLAVIKTKARSTIQTLEDSKPEKEVPYQDESITQSHVTIENDNLEGSLVDLVGEVEEAYGPFLDEVTFEWDKDIEVEDSAKEDDDDDDDDDETYSD from the exons ATGGAGATTCCTGAACATCGCAAGTGGATGGATAATAGGATGCGTCCTGATAATAGTAGAGTTACAGATGAGTTTTTGGCCGGGGTTTGTGAGTTTGTTGAGTTTGCTTGTGCACAAGATGATTTCAAAAAAGTAGGAAAGTTGAGATGCCCATGTAAAATATGCAAGTGTAGAAAGCCTCAGTCAGTTGACGATGTCATGAAACATCTTTGTATGAAGGGGTTTAAGGAGGATTACTATTACTGGAGTAGCCACGGTGAACAAAGGCCTTCGGTTATGCCAGTGGTTTCAAACAACTCCTATTATGGAAGCATTGGGATACGGGAAGACTTCAATAACTTTGAGCAAATGGTAATGGATGCAGCTGGACCATCTCTTGGTTATTATCTTGAGCAAGAAGAGTTTGCTTGTCCAGAACAAATAAGGGAGGATCCTGACCCACAAGCAGAAAGTTTTTTTAAGATGTTGAAAGCTGCACAAGCTCCCTTGTATCACGGTTGTGAAAGTTATTCAGAACTGTCAGCTGCAATACAAGCATTAAGTATAAAGTCTGACTTCAATAACTCACAGAATTGCTTTAATAAATGGGTAGAGTTTATGGGGAAAGCATTGCCAAATGACAATCGAATGCCTAAAAACTACTATCGTGCAAAGAAATCGGTGGAAAAGCTTGGATTGGGTTGCATAAAGATTCATTGCTGCCCAAATGGTTGTATGATTTACTACTATCCAGAAGATAAGAATCTCCGTAATTGTAAAATATGCGGCGAAAACTGTTACAAAAGTGTCACTAGAAATGGCAAGATTAGAGATGTTCCTTTAAAAAAGATGTGGTATTTCCCTATTATCCCAAGGCTTCAAAGACTATATTCCTCAATGCAAACTGCAAGCCAAATGAGGTGGCATCATGATGTTACAAGAGACGATGGATATTTATCTCATCCAGCTGATGGAGAAGCTTGGAAGCATTTTGATGAAAGCTATCCTGAATTTGCAAAGGACCCTCGAAATGTGAGGTTGGGGTTGTGTGCTGATGGATTTGCACCATTTGATAAAACAGGTAGAACATATTCATGTTGGCCAGTGGTTATTACTCCTTACAATCTTCCACCTTGGATGTGCATGAAAAGAGAGTTCTTATTCTTAACTGTTTTAATTCCGGGCCCTTCTAATCCAAAAGGGAGAATTGATGTGTATATGCAGCCACTGATAGACGACCTTAAACTTTTGTGGAATTCTGGTGTGATGACATATGATGTCTCATTACAACAGAATTTTGTCATGAAAGCTTGTTTATTGTGGACAATTAATGACTTTCCTGCATATGGGATGTTGTCGGGTTGGATGACAATGGGAAGGCTTGCATGTCCTATTTGTATGGAGTCTACGAAAGCATTTACCCTTCAACATAGTCACAAGACAACTTTTTTTGACTGTCATCGCCAATTCTTATCACCTGATCATTGCTATAGGAGGAATAAGACTGCTTTTAGGAAGAGTAAAGATGAGACATCATCGCCCCCAAAAAGGTTGACCGGTGAAGAAATGTGGGAAAGGGTCAAGGATTTACCGAGCATAATTGGACCTCCATATGATGATTTTCCAGGGTATGGACTTCTCCACAATTGGACCAAACAAACCATCTTTTGGCAGTTGCCATATTGGAAGACAAATCTTCTCCCACATAATCTAGATGTCATGCATATTGAAAGAAATGTATTTCTTAATATCTTGTATACTGTTATGGACACCAAGGGAAAAACAAAGGACACTTTTAATGCTAGATTGGACTTGGCAGATATTTGTAGAAGGAAAGATTTGGAGCTACAAGATGTTGGAGGGGGAAAGCTTAAGAAGCCAAAAGCAAAGTACAcattaacaaaacaacaaagattatCTGTGTGTGAATGGGTCAGAAAACTAAAGCTACCAGATGGGTATGCATCTACCTTATGTAGATGTGTTGACTTGCGGGAAGCAAAGTTATTTGGAATGAAAAGTCATGACTGCCACGTGTTCATGCAACGCTTGCTTCCTATTGCATTCAGATCTCTACCCGACCCTATTTGGAACACCCTAACAGAGTTTAGTCAATTCTTCCGAGAGCTTACTTCGCCTATACTAAAAAAGGAGAATTTACATGTAATGGAGAAAAATATCCCAATCATTTTGTGTAAGTTAGAACAAATATTTCCCCCTAGTTTCTTCGACTCTATGGAGCATCTTCTAATACATTTACCGTATGAAGCTAGGGTTGGTGGTCCCGTGCAATATCGATGGATGTATCCTTTTGAAAG GTTTATTCGTACCTTAAAAGATAAGGTCACAAACTCATCTTCTGTCGAGGGCTCTATTTGTGAAGCGTACTTAGTGGAGGAGGCCTCTACGTTTGCGTCTTACTATTATCCACCTGATGTTACTTGTAGAAGGACAAGAGTGCCACGGAATGATGATGGAGGCGAAAGTTGTTCAATCAGACAACCTTTGTCTATCTTTAATTATCTTGGGCGTCCTTCTGGGAAATGTACAACCTACTTCCTACAAGACAAAGAAATGAAAGCTGCACATCTCTATGTTCTTCTAAATTGTCCAGAAGTTGAGCCATTTTTGTC CATGTATACGGATATGCTTCAAGATCTTGGTGTAGCCGACTCAGAAGTTGACAAAGTAATCTCCACATCATTTCCTAATTGGTTCAGCGAATAT GTCTCAAAGAACCATGTTGAAGATAACTTTTTGAGGAGTTTGGCATGGGGGCCCAAGAGAAAAGTCAACAAATGGTCAGTGTATTATGTAAATGGATACAAGTTTAATACCATAGATCATGGTAATGGGATGAGTACAACAAATTGTGGCGTATCTGTTCAAGGTGGTGAAGATGGGGAAATTGACAATGATTACTATGGTGTCTTAACTGACATTGTTGAAGTTTACTATACTGGATGGCCAATAAAGACGTTGGTTCTGTTCAAATGTGATTGGTTTGATCCCACTTTGAATCAAGGTAAAAAGGTAGATAGTTATGGAAATGTTGAAGTTAGAGCATCTAGgaaatataaacattatgaCCCATTTATATTTGCACAACAAGCAAAACAAGTATACTTCACACAGTATcctgaaggaaaaaaagattGGTTGGCTGTGATTAAGACCAAGGCGAGAAGCACAATTCAAACTTTAGAAGATAGTAAGCCGGAGAAAGAAGTTCCATACCAAGATGAATCAATCACACAATCACACGTGACAATTGAAAATGACAATCTTGAAGGAAGTCTTGTTGATTTAGTTGGAGAAGTTGAGGAAGCATATGGTCCTTTCTTAGATGAggttacctttgaatgggataAAGATATTGAAGTAGAAGACAGTGCCAAAGAagatgatgacgatgatgacGACGATGATGAAACATATTCTGACTAG